One genomic segment of Tursiops truncatus isolate mTurTru1 chromosome 4, mTurTru1.mat.Y, whole genome shotgun sequence includes these proteins:
- the LRRC3 gene encoding leucine-rich repeat-containing protein 3, which translates to MGPMGRQGPSSLPVPTGGSCLLLLFCLRLGASCPQSCQCPDHAGAVAVHCSGRGLQEIPKDIPTDAVLLKLDANKIVRIPNGAFQHLNQLRELDLSQNAIETIGPAAFSGLAGGLRLLDLSHNHIRRIPKDALGKLSAKIRLSHNPLHCECALQEALWELKLDPDSVDEIACHTAVQEEYVGKPLIQALDSGVSFCSVHHKTTDVAMLLTMFGWFAMVITYVVYYVRQNQEDARRHLEYLKSLPSTPVSKDPISPAP; encoded by the coding sequence ATGGGCCCCATGGGCAGACAGGGCCCGTCCTCCCTGCCGGTCCCCACGGGAGGCTCTTGCCTCCTGCTTCTCTTCTGCCTGCGGTTGGGCGCCTCTTGCCCGCAGAGCTGCCAGTGCCCTGACCATGCCGGGGCCGTGGCCGTCCATTGCAGTGGGAGGGGCCTGCAGGAGATCCCCAAGGACATCCCCACTGACGCTGTGCTCCTGAAGCTTGATGCCAACAAGATCGTCCGCATCCCCAACGGAGCCTTCCAGCACCTGAACCAGCTGAGAGAGCTGGACTTGTCTCAGAACGCCATCGAGACCATCGGCCCCGCCGCCTTCTCGGGCCTGGCCGGGGGCCTGCGGCTGCTGGACCTGTCTCACAATCACATCCGCAGGATTCCTAAGGACGCGCTGGGCAAGCTCAGCGCCAAGATACGCCTGTCCCACAACCCCCTGCACTGCGAGTGCGCCCTGCAGGAGGCCCTGTGGGAGCTGAAGCTGGACCCTGACTCGGTGGATGAGATCGCCTGCCACACCGCGGTGCAGGAGGAGTACGTGGGGAAGCCGCTCATCCAGGCCCTCGACTCTGGCGTCAGCTTCTGCAGCGTCCACCACAAGACCACCGATGTGGCCATGCTGCTCACCATGTTCGGCTGGTTCGCCATGGTGATCACCTACGTCGTGTACTACGTGCGCCAGAACCAGGAGGACGCCAGGAGGCATCTGGAGTACCTGAAGTCCCTGCCCAGCACTCCTGTGTCCAAGGACCCCATCAGCCCTGCGCCCTAG